GGCCCGCGGCGACGGCGACCCGGTCGCGCCCGCCGCGCTTGGCCTCGTACAGGGCGGCGTCGGCGGCCCGGTAGAGCCCGGCGAGGTCGCGGGCGTGGACCGGGGCGTGGGCGACGCCGATGCTCGCGCTCACCGTGACGCGGCGGCCGTCCTCCAGGTGCAGGGCATGCGCGCGCAGCCGCGCCAGGGCGGCCTCGGCGCACTCGCGGGCGACCTCGACGGGGGTGCTCGGCAGGAGGACGGCGAGCTCGTCGCCGCCGAGCCGGCTGACGACGGCGCCCGCGCCGACGACCGCCACCAGCTGCTCCCCGACGTGGCAGAGGACCTGGTCGCCGGCCGGGTGGCCGAAGGAGTCGTTGACGCTCTTGAACCGGTCGACGTCGACGAGCACGAACGACGTGCCCGCGTCGGTGTCGGCGGAGGTCAGGGCGCAGGCGGCGGCGTCGTCGAGGACGCGGCGGGTGACGAGGCCGGTGAGGGGGTCGACCGCCGCCAGGTGCCGGAGCTCGGCGAGCAGCTCGTCGGTGCGCCGGTTGGCACGCACGAGCAGGGCGGTCGTGGTGACGGCGACGGCGGTGAGGTAGACGGTGTCGGTGACGGCCGCCGTCGGCGTGAGCAGGAGCCCCGTGACGACGGCCTCCCCGGCCATGGCCAGCGCCGTGAGGCCCCAGGCGGCGGCACGGCCCAGGTGGGCGGCGACGTAGACGACGGGCAGGAGGAAGAACACCTGGGCCGCGGTGGAGGCGTCGCGGGTGGCCACGTCCAGGCAGGCGACGACGACCACGCCCGCGGCGGGGGCGGCACCGTGGACCCACGGCGGCACCCGGTCGGGCGCGAGCACCAGGCCCAGCGCCCCGGCGAGGAGGAGGACGACGACGCCGACCACGAGCGCCAGCACGACCCCGGCCGGGGGCGAGACGGCTGTGTAGCCGGCCAGCACGGCCGCCGACACCACGATGACCACCGTCAGCGCGCGGGTGGCGGCCCGGGGGTCCCGGGGGGCGAAGACGTCCACGCCCCTCCATCGGCGGGCACGGGAGCGGCCTTGACCGCACGGGCCACCGGAGGTCCGACCGGGTC
The sequence above is a segment of the Aquipuribacter hungaricus genome. Coding sequences within it:
- a CDS encoding GGDEF domain-containing protein, yielding MDVFAPRDPRAATRALTVVIVVSAAVLAGYTAVSPPAGVVLALVVGVVVLLLAGALGLVLAPDRVPPWVHGAAPAAGVVVVACLDVATRDASTAAQVFFLLPVVYVAAHLGRAAAWGLTALAMAGEAVVTGLLLTPTAAVTDTVYLTAVAVTTTALLVRANRRTDELLAELRHLAAVDPLTGLVTRRVLDDAAACALTSADTDAGTSFVLVDVDRFKSVNDSFGHPAGDQVLCHVGEQLVAVVGAGAVVSRLGGDELAVLLPSTPVEVARECAEAALARLRAHALHLEDGRRVTVSASIGVAHAPVHARDLAGLYRAADAALYEAKRGGRDRVAVAAG